The genomic segment GTCATGAGGGGATGATGCGCATTATGCGCATTGGTGTCAAGGCTTCTGGGAGAATGCAGATTGTGCGCACTCTATATAGAAATCACCCCAACTCCCGCACCGCCTCCTCCAAATGGTCGAGCCAGAGGGCGGCGAACTGGGGGTATTCGGCGGTGCCGGTGGTGGCGCAGATGGGGGTGATGCCGGAGGTGCGCAGGATGGTGGCCCAGGAGCCTGGCTGGGGGCCGCACATATCGTGGTGGACGTGGCGGCCGGGCAGGGCCAGCAGGGGTTGGAGCCAGGCGCGGGTGGCGCCGCGTGCCAGCAGGGCGTCGCGGACCTCGGCGATGGTCAGCCGCCCGTCCATGGTCGCCAGGAACACATCATTCGTGCGGGCGCGCAGGGCGTCGTAGAGCAGGTCGTAGAGGCTGTCGCCCGCGTGCCAGGTGCCGTGGCCCATGAGCACCACGGGGTCGCCGGGCTCGCGCTGCGGCGGCAGGTTGGCCAGGATGGCTTCCACGGCGGGGGGCACGTCTGCCGGGCCGCGCAGCAGCGGGCCGCCCAGGGCCAGCCCGGCAAAGGCCCGCCCCGGCGCGTTGAAACCCGCCACATCCGCCGCCAGCCCGTCGTATTCCCGCCCGGTGATGACGTGCAGCGACTGCACGGCCACATGGGTGTACTTCTCGAACCACATCTTTTCCAGGGCCTTGGGCACGGAGTCGGTCTTCATGCCCGACTCGGCCAGCTTGCCGCGCACGACCCCCGAGGTGAAGGCCCAGCGCGCGGGCAGGCCCGGGAAGCGCTCGCGCACGCGCACGTCGAAGCGGTCCAGGGTCAGATGCGCCTCCTGGCGGCTTGAACCGAAGGCAACCAGCAGGATTCCTTTCTTCATCCGCCTTTCCTAGCAGACAACGCGCCCGGCGAGAAGCCCCGGGCGCGCGGTTCCTGCCGCAAGGGAACGGCCTGCCCGCCAGCGCGGCCAGACACGCCCCGGGCGCGGCCACACAAGCCTGGGCGCGTCTTGCGTGTGGGCCTCGGGCGCGCGGTTCCTGCCGCCGGGGAACGGCCTGCCCCTGGCGCGCGGCCAGGCACGCCCCGGGAGGCTTCGCGCCCCCTGGGCCGGGGCGTGGGCGAAATCCGGGCCGTCCGCCCGCCTCGCGCGCTTGGCGCCCGGCGCATCGCCGTCCGGATGCCGCGCGTCCTGTCGCAGCGGCTCCGCCCCGGTGTCGCGCGGGAACCGAGCCCTGCCACCCCGTTGCCGCCCCGGCGCCGCGCGGGCGCCCCGCGCCGCTACTCCCCCTCGGGCCGCGCGGCCTCGAAGGCCGGGTCGAAGGGGCCCATGTGGCCGTGCTCGGCGAACAGGGTGAAGAACTCCACGCGCCCGTAGCGCACGGTGTGGGCGGGGTCGATGCCCAGGCGGGCGCAGTAGGCCGCCGGGTCCTGGGGCTCGCGGGTCTCGGTGAGGTCCACCACGCCCGCCCCGGTCTGCACCCAGGCGTGGACGTGCCAGAACCCGCCCTGGTTCACCCAGCCGTGGACCACCACGGCGTCCTCGTACTCGCTGGCCGCCTCCAGGGTGGCGTCGAAACTGTGCTCGCGCAGATGAAAGGCCATGGATGCTCCTTGTCGTGTCCGTGCATGGCGCCGCCGCGGGCCGGGCCGGCCGCCGTTTCGGGGCCGCAGGCCGGGGCGCGCAAGAAATCCGGGCCCCGGCGGCTGGCCTGCCGCGCGTCGGCCCGGGATTGTCCGCGCCGCCACCTCATCATGTTTGCGCGGCCCGGAAAAGGACTTTTTCCGCAGTTTTCTAGGCGGGGTCGCCGCCGCCCGCGCATCCAGGCCCGGGGGCGTGCTCGTGGTCGCCCTCGTGGACGTGGGGCACGCCGCCGTGGGCGTGGGTGTGCACATGGGCGTGGACGTGGGCGTGGATGTGCTCGTGGGTCGCGGTCTGCCCGTCGAAGTGCACGCGCCCGTCGGCCAGGGCGTAGATCGTCCGCGTGGTCTGGGCCAGGAAGTCGAAATCGTGGGAGATGATGATGCGCGGGATGTCCAGCTCGTCCAGGATGGCGATGAGCCGGGCGCGGGTGTCGGTGTCCAGGGCGTTGGTGGGCTCGTCCAGGAACAGCGCCCGGGGCCGCATGGCCAGCACGGCGGCCAGGGACACGAGTTTCTTCTCCCCGCCCGAGAGCTTGTAGGTGATGCGCCGCTCGAAGCCCGCAAGGCCCAGGCGCTCCAGGGTTTCGCGCGCGCGCTGCACCGCCTCGGCGGGCGCGAGCCCCAGGTTCAGCGGCCCGAAGGCCACGTCTTCGAGCACCGAGGGATAGAAGAGCTGGTCGTCGGCGCTCTGGAACAGCAGGCCCACCTCGCGGCGGATGGCCGTGAAGTCGCGGTCGTGCTCCAGGGGCTGGCCGTGGTGCAGCACCTGCCCGGCGCTTGGCCGGGCCAGGCCCATGACGATGCGCGCCAGGGTCGTCTTGCCCGAGCCGTTGGGGCCGATGAGCCCGATGCGCTCGGTTCCGGCGAAGGCGAAATCCAGCTCGCGCAGCACGGGCTGGCGCCCCGGGTAGCCGTAGGTGATTTTGCGCAGCTCGAACAGCGGAGCGGTCATGGCGCGGCTCTCCAAAGCCCGGCCCAGGCCAGCAGCGCCGAGGCGCAGAGCATGGCGGCCAGGAAGATATGGTCCACGGGCCGGGCGGCCAGCGGGCTGGTGGAACGCAGCTCGCCGGTGAAGCCCCGGCAGAGCATGGCCTCGCGCACGCGCTCGGCGCGGTCCATGCCGCGCACGAGGATCATGCCCGCCAGGCAGGCGTAGGCCCGCCAGGTGTGCAGGCCGGTGCGGGGCACGAAGCCGCGCACGGTCATGGCCTGGCGCATGCGGCGGTACTCGTCGGCCATGGCCTGGATGGCGCGGTGGGTGAAGACCAGAAGCAGCGCCAGCTTGTGCGGCACGCCCACCTTGCGCAGGGCGTGCCCCAGGTCCTGGACCGGGATGGTCGCCACCAGGGCCATGAAGGCCAGGACGATGGCGTTGGCCTTCAGGGTCACGAGGGCGGCCAGCTCCAGGCCCTGGCGCGTGGCGGCGAACCCGAGCACGGAGAAGGTGGGGTCGCCGGGCGTGCTGAAGGGCATGAGCAGCCACAAGAAGGCGATGAAAACGTTCACCGCGCCCAGGCGGCGGGCCACCTCGCCCAGGGGCGGGCGCGCGGCGGCCAGCAGCAGGGCCGAGGCCGCCAGGGCCGCCAGGGCCACGGGCAGCCCCTGGACCACCGCCCCGGCCACGGACCACGCCGCCGCCGCCAGCAGGCGGGCGCGCGGGTCCAGGCGGTGCAGCGGCCCGTGGCCGCCCTGGAGGCGCTCCTCGATCACCGGGACGCCTTGCGGCTGTGCATCCAGGCGGCGATGCCGAACAGGCCCAGGATGTAGCCGATGCCCGCCAGCACGTCGTGGACCGTGGGGCCCGGCTCGGCCATGGCCGCCAGGGAGCGGCGCAGGGGCGCCAGCTCGTGGCTCACGGCCTCGGCCACGATGCGCTTGAGGGCGGCTTCGTCCACTAGGGCGGCGGGGGCGGCCCCGGTGGCCTGGGGCGCGGGGCTTGCGGCGGCCTGGGGCGCGGCGCCTCCGGCGGGCGCGGCGGCTTCCTGGTCCGCCAGGTATTCCCCGGCCTTGACGACCCACTCGCCGCGGTGGCCCTCGCCCGCCAGCAGCACCAGGCGCAGGTCGGCCCGGGCCTCGCGCGCGGCCTGGGGCACGGCGAAGGCGCCCAGGCCCTTGGCGTCGGTCTGCGTGGTCAGCAGCAGGGCGCCCGAGGCGGCGTCGTAGACCTCTATCGGGCTGTTCATGGCCGGTTTGCCGCCGCTGAAGGATGTTTCGACATGGATCGTGTCACCTTCGACATAGGCGAAGACGTTGGCCCGGTGGGCCAGGGCCGCGCCGGGCAGGGCGGCCAGGGTCAGGATGGCCAGGGCCGCCAGGGCGGCGGCGCGCAAGGTGCGGGCAGGGTACATGGCGGTTCTCCGTCGGCATGGCCGCCCCAGGCGGCGCGTTGCCGGGCGCGGCGCCCGGTGGATGGCGCGTATCACATTCCCGGGCGAAGTGCCATAGCGCAGGCATGCCCCGGGAGGGCGGGGCGGCCTGGGCGCGCGCGCCGGGCACGGGTGCGGCGGGGCGCCAACGCGGCGCATGCGCGCCGGGACGCGGGAGGCGCGCGCGGCGGCATGGAACCGGCGCCCGCCGGGACACAGGCGGAAAAAACCCCGGGCCGCAGCGCGGCCCGGGGCGGAAGGCATGGGCAGGTCCGGCGGGGCCGGGGCTAGTCGTCGCCGTCGTCCCCGAAGATGTTCTCTCGCGCGGGGCTGATCTCCAGGGTCGGGTAGAGGCCCTGCTTGTCCCCGGCGGGGTAGGGCTGGACGATGTTGTAGGCCATGTCGTTGTTCATCTGGGCGTGGCCTGCGCCCTGGCCGGTGGCGGGGTCGTAGTAGGCGCCGTTGGCCTCCAGGATGTGCTGGATGCGGTTGGAGAAGGCGTCCACGAAGGCGCGGCCGCTGCCGGAGAAGCGCATGGTGCCGAAGCGCGTCTCGCCGCTGAAGTCGCGCAGCCGGGCCAGGGGCATGGAGTTGTTGCGCAGGTCCTCGGCGTTCTGGATGAAGCCCCAGACCAGGGTGCCCGGGGGGATGACCAGGGCCTCGGTGGCGTCGATGATGGTGTGCGGCATGACGATGCAGCCCTTGCCGATCTGCAGGGGGTGCTCGGGGGTGCCGTGGACGAAGGCGTTGAAGCCCACGAAGCAGTTGGGCGCGCAGTGGGCGTGGATGATCTTGCCGCCGTGGGCCGTGACGTTATAGCCGTCCAGGCGGGAGTGGACGATGTAGCAGTTCTCCTGGGCGTTGGCGCCGCGCCCCAGGGAGGCTTCGGCCAGGTAGGCCCGCTGGCAGACCAGCACGTTCTCGTCGATGCTCGTCTCGCCCTTGACCACGGCGTAGGGCGACAGCGAGGCGCCCCGGGGCACGGGGATGGACGCGGCCTGGGTCACGGAGGAGTAGACGGGGATGAAGTCCTCTTTGCGGTCCTCCACGTAGTCCATCATGATGCCCGAGGGGCAGCTGCCGACCTCGTAGTGCACGAAGCGGTCGAGGACCTCCTGGGGGAACTGGTAGTCGAACTCGAAGGCGCCCTCGGAGCGGACCCAGACCCGCCCGGGCTTGACGTAGGTGTGCGACAGCTCGCCGACCTGCACGTAGCTGTGGGCGCCGAACACGCAGTTGTGGGCGCTGGTGAAGTCCACCGTGGCGAAGGGCTCGAGCAGGCAGCCCTCCACGGGCGAGCCGTGGATGTTGGACCAGTGCAGGGCCACGGTGTTGCGGATGGCAAATTTTTCCAGGTTTTCCGGGTCGTGGGAGTAGTTGTGGACCAGGGTCTTGAGCAGGAAGCTGTCGCGGATGGCGATGAATTCGTCGGTGTAGAGCTTGATCTTCATGCCATCGACGTCGAACACGTCGCCCCGGCGCTTGAGCTCGTCGCCCCGGATGTCGCTCTTGTAGAGGATGGAGCGCTGGACTTCGCACTTGCCCAGGAAATAGGTGCCTGACAGGCAGGACTCGCGGAACATGAAATGCAGGGGATGGTGCAGGGTCAGGGCGTAGAAGGCGTAGAAGCTGGCGAAATGCTCGTGGGGCACAAGGTCGCGGATGTGCGGCCCGACGTCGGCGTATTCGCGCAGGTTGACGTTGACGCGGGTGATGATGCTCTCAAGCAGATTATTCAACTGATTCATGGATGTACCGCCTTTCTTTGGTTCGCGAAGGGCAGGGGCGGCGCCAGCCCGACCCGGCGCCGCCCCTGTTGTCTACGCGAACGGTCTTTTATGGTCTAGCCCCCGGAGGGCAGGGTCGTGGGCATGCCCATCAGCGGCCAGATGACGAACACGGCCAGGCCGACCACGATCATCAGGATGATGCTGGCCGGGATGCCGAGCATGAAGAACTGCCCGCTGGTGAACTGGCGCGAGTTGTAGGCGATGGCGTTGGGCGCCGCGCCCACCAGCAGCAGGAAGGGCATGCCCGCCGTGACCAGCGAGGCAAACAGGATGACCTCGCCGGTCACGCCCAGGTAGGGCGCGATGACCAGGGCCACCGGCAGGGAGATGGCGATGGCCGCCACGTTCATGATGAAGTTGGTCATGACCATGACGAAGAAGGCGATGGACATGACGAACACGAACCAGTGGGCCTCCTTGAAGATGGCCAGCCAGTTCACGGCCAGCCACTTGGCCGCGCCGGTCTCCCACAGGCAGAAGCCGATGGACATGGCCCCGGCGAAGAGCAGCACGATGTTCCAGGGCACCTCTTCCAGGTCCTTGAGGTCGAGGATGCGGAAGACATAGAAGAGCACCGTGGACAGGAGGATGATGGCCGTCTTGTCGATGGCGTTCAGGGCCGGGATGAAGGAGCGCAGGCTCAGGGCCAGGATGGCCGTGCCGACGATGATGGCGGCCAGGATCTCGTGGCGCGAGAGCGGCCCGAGGCCGGCGTTGAGCTCGCGGGCCTTCTGGCGCAGGCCGGGGATGGTCTTCTTCTCGGGCTTGCACACGACCATGAAGAAGCCCCACAGCAAAAAGATCATCAGCCAGCCGATGGGCGCCATGTAGTAGGTCAGTTCGAAGAAGCTGACGTCCTTGTCCATGATGTCCTTGTAGAAACCCAGGGCCACGGCGCCGCGCGCGGCGCCCAGCAGGGTGACGATGGACCCCGCCCCGGCCACGAAGGCCATGCCCATGAACAGGCCCCTGCCGAACTTGGTCGGTTTGTGCGGGTCGTCGGAATACAGGCCGTAGATGGCCACCAGCAGCGGATAGAGGGTCGCGGCCACGGCGGTGTGGGCCATGATGAGCGTGAGCAGGCCGCAGACCACGAAGGAGCCCAGGTAGATCATGGAGGTGCGTTCGCCCACGACGTCGAGCATCTTGTAGGCCATGCGCTTGGTCAGGCCGGTCTTGGTGAACACGGCGCCGATGACCAGCGAGGCGAAGATGAACAGCACCGAGGGGTCCATGAAGTCCTTGAAGGCGACCTTGGCCGGGCGGATGAGGAAGGCGGCCTGGAGGATGCCGATCATCAGCGAGGTGACGCCGATGGGCACGACCTCGAAGACCCACCAGATGCCGGCCAGCAGGAACACCGCCAGGGCGCCCTTGCCTTCGCGGGTCAGGACGAAATGCTCGCCCATGGGGTCCACCGCGTCGGGCCAGGCCGGGGAGAAGTAGACGATGGTGAACAGCGTGACGCCCGTGAGCAGGAACACGAGCCGCTTCCAGTCGAAGCCTTGGTTTGGTGCCGTAGCTGCTGCGTTCATGATTGCGGTTTCCCTCTGTGTGGTCGGTTGAAAAGGGTGTCTGGCCTACAGGGCGCAGGCCAGGGTCAGGTCCTTGATGCGCTTGAACACGTCGCCGAAGCGGAGCACGCCCGTGACGCGCCCGCCCGCGCCGCGCACCAGCAGCGGCTGGTGCACGCCCATGACGTAGCGGTGCAGGCCCACGTCCACGGTGGCGTCCTCGTCCACGAATTCGGCCTGCTCGGGCGCATGCATGATCTCGCCCACGGTGAGCTGCGCGGCGCGCTGGCACAGGTTGGGCAGGGGCTTGGCCCACAGGTCGAAGTCCTTATAGATTCCGGCCAGGTAGGCCGGGGTGAGCACCGAGGTCTCGGACAGGGAGTCGAGGATGCTCTTGTAGCCCGGCTCCAGGGCCAGGAACACGTCGTGCATGGTCACCTTGCCCGCCACCTGGCCCTGCGCGTCCATGACCAGGGCGTCGCGGTGGCTGTGGGCGCCGCCCTTGGCGGCCTTGTCGGCCTCCAGGGCCTGGAAGTACTGGGCCAGGGTGTCCCCGGTCCGCACGGTGACGTACTCCGCGACGGGAATCATGAGTTCCTTGATGGTCATTTCCATGAGCCTGCCTCCTGGCGAAGTTGCGGCCAGCCCCAGGCTGGCCTTGTGTGCCCTGCGGCGCCCCGGGGGCGCCCGTTCAGCGTTGGGTGCCCCGGGCGGCGCGCCCGGCCTGCTCGATCCTGGCCAGCAGGTCCGCCATCTCGAAGGGCATGAGGATGTCGTCGAACACGCCGTGGCGGCGCGCCTGCATGGCGAAGTCCACGTCGCCGCCGGGCTCGAGCAGGATGATCCCGGCCCGGGGCGCGGCGGCCAGCAGACGCGTGAGCAGCGCGAGGTCCTTGTCGTGCTCCTCCCCGGCGGCAAACAGCACCACCTCGGCCCCCCGGTCGGCCAGCGCGCGCACGGCCTCGTCGGGGTCGGCCTCGGCCTGCACGTCCAGGCCGCAGTCCGCAAGCCTGTCCGCGACCTTGAGCCTGAAGCCGTCTTCCGGCGCTATGAACAGCACGCGGTAGTCCATCCGTCTTCCATCCGCGCCAGCCGTGGGATTTTGGGCGGCCACACGGCATAGCGTTGATTTTGTTTACTAAAATTCTGGACACAAAATTCACAAGCCATTCCCCTTGAGCACGAAGCGTGCCAAGGGGAAAGATACTTTATTTTCAGGTTGTTATACTGGAGGGGATACAGGGGGCGGGAATGTTGCGACTATTTGAAACAAAATGAACGATTCATTATGAAACACAATGGAACAAAAAAATGGTTTGCAACTGGAACTCTCTGTTTTTACAGAGCGTCGCACAAGCGCCATCTGCTTGTTCGTGAATGGAACGTGCGCGGAAAAGACGCGGGACGGGGGCAGGCGGGCGCCCGCAGGGTCAGTCCGCCCCGGGCCGCAGCGGGAGCGCGGCGCCCTGCTCCAGGGCGCCCCGGGCCAGGGCCTGGACCACGGCGTCCAGGGCGCCGACCACGGAGTCCAGGACCGTGACGTCCTTCCATTGCAGGTATTCGTAGTATTTGTCCTCGATGGCCCCGCAGACGACCACCTCGATCTTCTCGGTCAGCACCAGCTTGCACAGCTCGTCCGCCGAGGCTGAGGAGAGCACCAGCGTCTTGGCGTTGCGCACCGTCCCGTCGGGGTCGATGCGCCCGATCCAGACATCGGCGGTCAGGTCGAAGCGCGGGGCGACGGTGTCCAGGTCCAGGGTGATGAGCGCCTTCATGTCCGGGGCTCCTCGGCGGCGGTTTCCAGGCCGTGGGCGCGCATCTTGCGCCACAGGGTGCTGCGCGCCCAGCCCAGGATTTCTGCGGCCCGCCCGCGCCTGCCCCGGGCCTGGGTCAGGGCGTCGAGGATCAGCTCGCGCTCGGCCTCGCGCCAGCTGGACACCGGGGCCCGGACGGCCTGGGGCCGCAGGGCGTCGGCGGGCGGCAGGGGCAGGGCATCGGCGCGCAGGGCCTCGGGGCGGGTCATGTACGTGGGCAGGTGGCGCAGGGAGACGATCTCCCCGTCGCAGACGTTGACCGCGTATTCGACGATGTTGCGCAGCTCGCGCACGTTGCCGGGGTAGGGGTAGCGCAGCAGCAGCTTGCGCGCCGCGGGCTCGAAGCCGCCGATGCGCTTCTGGAACGTGGCGCTGAACTGGCTCAGGAAGTGGTCGAGCAGCATTTCCACGTCGCCGCCGCGCTCGCGCAGGGGCGGCAGGTGCATGCGCACCACGTTGAGCCGGAACAGCAGGTCCTCGCGGAAGCGCCCCTCGCGGACCATGGCCTCCAGGTCGCGGTGGGTGGCGGCGATGATGCGCACGTCCACCTTGAGGCCCTTGGTGCCGCCCAGGGGGTGGACGGTCTTGTCGTCCAGGAAGGAGAGCAGCTTGACCTGGAGCGACAGGGGCAGGTCGCCGATTTCCGTCAGGAACAGTGTGCCGTTGTGGGCCAGCTTGAAGCGCCCGCTCTTGCTTTCCACCGCGCCGGTGAAGGCGCCCTTGACGTGGCCGAAGAGCTCGGATTCCAGCAGCGTTTCGGGCAGGGCCCCGCAGTTGACCTTGACGAAGGGGCCCTTGGCCCGGTCCGAGGCCTGGTGCAGGGCCTCGGCCAGCAGGTCCTTGCCGGTGCCGGTCTCCCCGGTGACGAGCACCGAGGAGTCGGTCTG from the Desulfocurvus vexinensis DSM 17965 genome contains:
- a CDS encoding sirohydrochlorin cobaltochelatase, coding for MKKGILLVAFGSSRQEAHLTLDRFDVRVRERFPGLPARWAFTSGVVRGKLAESGMKTDSVPKALEKMWFEKYTHVAVQSLHVITGREYDGLAADVAGFNAPGRAFAGLALGGPLLRGPADVPPAVEAILANLPPQREPGDPVVLMGHGTWHAGDSLYDLLYDALRARTNDVFLATMDGRLTIAEVRDALLARGATRAWLQPLLALPGRHVHHDMCGPQPGSWATILRTSGITPICATTGTAEYPQFAALWLDHLEEAVRELG
- a CDS encoding energy-coupling factor ABC transporter ATP-binding protein, producing MTAPLFELRKITYGYPGRQPVLRELDFAFAGTERIGLIGPNGSGKTTLARIVMGLARPSAGQVLHHGQPLEHDRDFTAIRREVGLLFQSADDQLFYPSVLEDVAFGPLNLGLAPAEAVQRARETLERLGLAGFERRITYKLSGGEKKLVSLAAVLAMRPRALFLDEPTNALDTDTRARLIAILDELDIPRIIISHDFDFLAQTTRTIYALADGRVHFDGQTATHEHIHAHVHAHVHTHAHGGVPHVHEGDHEHAPGPGCAGGGDPA
- the cbiQ gene encoding cobalt ECF transporter T component CbiQ; amino-acid sequence: MIEERLQGGHGPLHRLDPRARLLAAAAWSVAGAVVQGLPVALAALAASALLLAAARPPLGEVARRLGAVNVFIAFLWLLMPFSTPGDPTFSVLGFAATRQGLELAALVTLKANAIVLAFMALVATIPVQDLGHALRKVGVPHKLALLLVFTHRAIQAMADEYRRMRQAMTVRGFVPRTGLHTWRAYACLAGMILVRGMDRAERVREAMLCRGFTGELRSTSPLAARPVDHIFLAAMLCASALLAWAGLWRAAP
- a CDS encoding transferase — translated: MNQLNNLLESIITRVNVNLREYADVGPHIRDLVPHEHFASFYAFYALTLHHPLHFMFRESCLSGTYFLGKCEVQRSILYKSDIRGDELKRRGDVFDVDGMKIKLYTDEFIAIRDSFLLKTLVHNYSHDPENLEKFAIRNTVALHWSNIHGSPVEGCLLEPFATVDFTSAHNCVFGAHSYVQVGELSHTYVKPGRVWVRSEGAFEFDYQFPQEVLDRFVHYEVGSCPSGIMMDYVEDRKEDFIPVYSSVTQAASIPVPRGASLSPYAVVKGETSIDENVLVCQRAYLAEASLGRGANAQENCYIVHSRLDGYNVTAHGGKIIHAHCAPNCFVGFNAFVHGTPEHPLQIGKGCIVMPHTIIDATEALVIPPGTLVWGFIQNAEDLRNNSMPLARLRDFSGETRFGTMRFSGSGRAFVDAFSNRIQHILEANGAYYDPATGQGAGHAQMNNDMAYNIVQPYPAGDKQGLYPTLEISPARENIFGDDGDD
- a CDS encoding SLC13 family permease, which gives rise to MNAAATAPNQGFDWKRLVFLLTGVTLFTIVYFSPAWPDAVDPMGEHFVLTREGKGALAVFLLAGIWWVFEVVPIGVTSLMIGILQAAFLIRPAKVAFKDFMDPSVLFIFASLVIGAVFTKTGLTKRMAYKMLDVVGERTSMIYLGSFVVCGLLTLIMAHTAVAATLYPLLVAIYGLYSDDPHKPTKFGRGLFMGMAFVAGAGSIVTLLGAARGAVALGFYKDIMDKDVSFFELTYYMAPIGWLMIFLLWGFFMVVCKPEKKTIPGLRQKARELNAGLGPLSRHEILAAIIVGTAILALSLRSFIPALNAIDKTAIILLSTVLFYVFRILDLKDLEEVPWNIVLLFAGAMSIGFCLWETGAAKWLAVNWLAIFKEAHWFVFVMSIAFFVMVMTNFIMNVAAIAISLPVALVIAPYLGVTGEVILFASLVTAGMPFLLLVGAAPNAIAYNSRQFTSGQFFMLGIPASIILMIVVGLAVFVIWPLMGMPTTLPSGG
- a CDS encoding NifB/NifX family molybdenum-iron cluster-binding protein: MKALITLDLDTVAPRFDLTADVWIGRIDPDGTVRNAKTLVLSSASADELCKLVLTEKIEVVVCGAIEDKYYEYLQWKDVTVLDSVVGALDAVVQALARGALEQGAALPLRPGAD
- a CDS encoding sigma-54 interaction domain-containing protein; translation: MTDTPPPRAASRIHGVFDVPVPFLALLDEIPLAVLLLDRQRTVVALNQAAEVLTGFSARRAVGLPCRHVLRANTCVRGCPVAELSRGSGPLCREGDIISADRLKLPVRITASALQDEAGRLAGYMETIEDLRLFQHLEPKKMNALGYAGFIGQSPRMGGVFKLLPSIAQTDSSVLVTGETGTGKDLLAEALHQASDRAKGPFVKVNCGALPETLLESELFGHVKGAFTGAVESKSGRFKLAHNGTLFLTEIGDLPLSLQVKLLSFLDDKTVHPLGGTKGLKVDVRIIAATHRDLEAMVREGRFREDLLFRLNVVRMHLPPLRERGGDVEMLLDHFLSQFSATFQKRIGGFEPAARKLLLRYPYPGNVRELRNIVEYAVNVCDGEIVSLRHLPTYMTRPEALRADALPLPPADALRPQAVRAPVSSWREAERELILDALTQARGRRGRAAEILGWARSTLWRKMRAHGLETAAEEPRT